In a genomic window of Phycodurus eques isolate BA_2022a chromosome 2, UOR_Pequ_1.1, whole genome shotgun sequence:
- the hddc3 gene encoding guanosine-3',5'-bis(diphosphate) 3'-pyrophosphohydrolase MESH1 isoform X1, whose amino-acid sequence MDSNAVFLLETVNFAAEKHRNQRRKDAEKTPYINHPIGVARILSHEAGITDIVVLQAALLHDTLEDTDTKPEELETKFGQIVAGIVQEVTDVKSLPKAERKRLQVEHAPHCSHQAKLVKLADKLYNLRDLNRCTPVDEETSPPPEKRGQLETHTGPTEKAKEGTVWHEEQVGRHLHHSQVESYAADGEPTA is encoded by the exons ATGGATTCAAACGCAGTGTTTCTGTTAGAGACAGTTAATTTCGCCGCTGAAAAGCATCGAAACCAGCGTCGTAAAGACGCAGAAAAAACGCCCTATATTAACCACCCGATCG gAGTTGCGAGGATTCTCAGCCATGAAGCTGGCATCACTGACATCGTAGTATTACAA GCTGCTCTGCTTCATGACACTTTGGAGGACACAGACACGAAGCCCGAAGAACTGGAAACAAAGTTTGGACAGATCGTTGCTGGTATTGTTCAGGAGGTGACAGACGTTAAGAGTCTCCCCAAAGCGGAGAGAAAGCGTCTACAGGTGGAACATGCGCCTCATTGTAGCCACCAGGCCAAACTGGTCAAACTGGCAGACAAACTGTACAACCTCAGGGATTTGAACCGCTGCACACCTGTTG ATGAGGAGACTTCACCGCCACCAGAAAAGAGAGGTCAACTGGAGACACACACTGGGCCAACAGAGAAGGCAAAAGAAGGCACAGTGTGGCATGAAGAACAGGTCGGAAGGCATCTCCATCACAGCCAAGTGGAATCCTACGCTGCAGATGGAGAGCCAACTGCATAG
- the hddc3 gene encoding guanosine-3',5'-bis(diphosphate) 3'-pyrophosphohydrolase MESH1 isoform X2, producing MDSNAVFLLETVNFAAEKHRNQRRKDAEKTPYINHPIGVARILSHEAGITDIVVLQAALLHDTLEDTDTKPEELETKFGQIVAGIVQEVTDVKSLPKAERKRLQVEHAPHCSHQAKLVKLADKLYNLRDLNRCTPVGWTAERVQQYFVWASDVVKGLKGTNSALEEKLEELFRQRGMLL from the exons ATGGATTCAAACGCAGTGTTTCTGTTAGAGACAGTTAATTTCGCCGCTGAAAAGCATCGAAACCAGCGTCGTAAAGACGCAGAAAAAACGCCCTATATTAACCACCCGATCG gAGTTGCGAGGATTCTCAGCCATGAAGCTGGCATCACTGACATCGTAGTATTACAA GCTGCTCTGCTTCATGACACTTTGGAGGACACAGACACGAAGCCCGAAGAACTGGAAACAAAGTTTGGACAGATCGTTGCTGGTATTGTTCAGGAGGTGACAGACGTTAAGAGTCTCCCCAAAGCGGAGAGAAAGCGTCTACAGGTGGAACATGCGCCTCATTGTAGCCACCAGGCCAAACTGGTCAAACTGGCAGACAAACTGTACAACCTCAGGGATTTGAACCGCTGCACACCTGTTG GTTGGACGGCAGAGCGGGTCCAGCAGTATTTTGTGTGGGCCTCTGATGTGGTAAAAGGCCTAAAAGGTACTAACTCAGCTCTGGAGGAGAAGTTGGAGGAGTTGTTCAGACAGAGAGGAATGCTGCTCTAA
- the hddc3 gene encoding guanosine-3',5'-bis(diphosphate) 3'-pyrophosphohydrolase MESH1 isoform X4, with protein sequence MDSNAVFLLETVNFAAEKHRNQRRKDAEKTPYINHPIGVARILSHEAGITDIVVLQAALLHDTLEDTDTKPEELETKFGQIVAGIVQEVTDVKSLPKAERKRLQVEHAPHCSHQAKLVKLADKLYNLRDLNRCTPVGKVRKLETERQQYSTSRDDTD encoded by the exons ATGGATTCAAACGCAGTGTTTCTGTTAGAGACAGTTAATTTCGCCGCTGAAAAGCATCGAAACCAGCGTCGTAAAGACGCAGAAAAAACGCCCTATATTAACCACCCGATCG gAGTTGCGAGGATTCTCAGCCATGAAGCTGGCATCACTGACATCGTAGTATTACAA GCTGCTCTGCTTCATGACACTTTGGAGGACACAGACACGAAGCCCGAAGAACTGGAAACAAAGTTTGGACAGATCGTTGCTGGTATTGTTCAGGAGGTGACAGACGTTAAGAGTCTCCCCAAAGCGGAGAGAAAGCGTCTACAGGTGGAACATGCGCCTCATTGTAGCCACCAGGCCAAACTGGTCAAACTGGCAGACAAACTGTACAACCTCAGGGATTTGAACCGCTGCACACCTGTTG gGAAAGTCCGCAAGCTCGAGACCGAACGTCAGCAATACTCGACGTCGCGCGATGACACCGACTAG